The genomic interval AACAGATAAACAAATAATAAAAGAGGTAAGAAAAAAATTGCTTAAATTTAAAGGAATTAAAAACAGCAACAGGTTGATAGACAAAGAATTCTATTATGGATTTACTATTCCTGAAAAATCACTGTATTTAAAGTTTGAAAACTATTTGAAAAAAAACGGGATTGTTTATGAGAAGTAATATACTTTCAAGCATAAAAACAAAACTTTTTGTCTTCCTTGGATTTACCCTAACCTTTTTCCTTTTTTTAATCTTTATATACTTTGGTTTTATCTGGAAAAAACTCATTGTAAGAAACTATGTTAACGCTATAAAATCAACTGCAAGGGCATTTGCTGTTGATGTGAAAAATAAACTGATACTTAAACAGAACAAACTTGAAAAAAGTGAGGATATTCTTGCAGGGGAAATATTAGCTTTTTTGAAAGACGAAAAAGATGCACTCTTTATTGCTGTTTATTCTCCTTCAGGTAAAGTTTTAATCTCAAGCGAAAAAATACCTAAAATCAAATTAAATGAAGCAAAAGAATTAAGCAAAAACATTAAAGATATTTCAGTAAGAATCTATAAAAACCATTCTTATGGGTGGATAGGGGAATGTTATTATCCAATAAAATCAGGGGAAAAGGAATTAGGAATACTTCACATAGGAATGAATGCCTCTTACCTTGCAAACGAGGTAAAATTTGTCTCAAAAATGTTTTACATCTCAACATTATTTATCCTGCTTTTCGTAATCTTAATCATTTACATTGTAACTGAAAAATTTACCCGCTCTATAATTACACTTTCCAATTTGCTTGAGGATATTGATGTGGAAAAAGACAGGTTTGTGAAATTCCCTGAATTTAAAGACGAAACAGGATTAATATCCAGAAAGCTAAATGAACTTCAAAATAAGATTGGCAAAGCAAAGGAAAATGTTAAAATTGCTGAAAGAAAAATACTTCAGGCTGAAAAATTAGCAAGTATAGGAAGGCTTGCTTCTGGAGTAGCTCATGAAATTAACAATCCCTTAAATGGAATTAAACATTGTATCACCCTTATTAAAGAAAACCCTGAAGACAGAGAAACAAACAAAGAATATATTGATTTAATCAACGAAGGAGTGGATTATATCAGCGAAATTGTAAAAAAATTGCTTGAGTTTGCAAGGAGCTCTCAAAAAGATACAACAAAAGTTTTGTTAAAAGAATGCCTGGATTCAGTACTTTCCTTAATTGACTATCACCTAAACAAAGAAAGCATTGAAATAAACAAGAAAATTGACGAAAAAGAATATATTGTTTCAGGGAACAAAGTTTTAATACAGGAAGTTATAATGAATGTACTTCAAAACTCTATTGATGCCCTAAAGACAAGAGAAAACAAAAAGATTACATTATTAACAAAAGAAGAAAATGAAAAAATCATTCTTGAAATTAAAGACAATGGTAGAGGAATAGAAAAAGAATATTTAACTCAAATATTTGACCCATTTTTCACAACAAAGCCTGTAGGAGAAGGTACTGGCCTTGGATTGTATGTTGCTTTAGGAATTATGAAAACACTCAAAGGTGACATAAAAATTGAAAGTGAAAAAGATAAGTACACAAAAGTAACTTTAATATTTAAGAAAGGGGACAAGAATTGAGAATTTTAATTGTGGAAGACGATAAAATAAATAGAATTGCCCTGAAAAATGCTTTAACAAAAAACGGTTACACCGTAGATGTGGCTGAAAACGGGAATGAAGGAGGGCACAAAATTCAGGAAAACAATTACCACCTGGTAATTACAGATTTAAAACTACCTGGATTTGACGGAATAAAGGTGCTTGAAATTGCCAAAAAAAAGAATAAAGAATGCTTTGTCATTGTAATAACTGGATATGCAACTGTGGAAACAGCGGTTAAAGCTTTAAAATTAGGAGCTTACGATTATTTAATAAAACCATACCCACTTGAAGAATTAATGAACAAAGTAAAGCAGATTGAGGAGTATCTTAAAATAAAAGAAGAAAATGAAAAGTTAAAAAGAGAGGCTCAAAGTTTGAAAACTCCCGACTTTGTTGGAGAATCTGATAAAATTAAAAAATTACTTAACCAGGCAAAAATCGTTGCTGAAACTGACGCAACTGTGCTAATTGAAGGAGAAAGCGGAACAGGTAAGGAAGTGCTTGCAAGGACAATTCATAATTTTAGCGAAAGGAAAGACAAACCCTTCGTCGGAATAAACTGCTCTGCAATTCCAGATTCACTTTTTGAATCAGAGTTATTTGGTTACAAAAAGGGGGCATTTACAGGCGCCGTATCGGACAAAAAGGGGTTTTTTGAAATAGCAAGCGGGGGTACTCTGTTTATTGATGATATTGATGATATGCCTAAAAATGTTCAGGTAAAGATTTTAAGGGTAATTCAGGAGAGGGAAATTTTCCCTGTTGGCTCTGAATTCCCGGTAAAAATTGACATTAGAATTATAAGTGCAACAAAAAAACCCCTTGGGGAACTTGTTAAAAAAGGGAAATTCAGGGAAGATTTGTTTTATAGATTAAATGTTGTTAACCTGAAATTACCCCCTCTAAGGGAGAGAAAAGAGGACATCCCCTTACTTATCAAGCATTTTATAAACAAATACAATGGAAATGAAACTACAGAAAAAATCATAGAAAAACATATAGATGTTTTAATGGCATACAATTGGCCGGGAAACATAAGGGAATTGGAAAACTTTGTCCAGAGAATATGCGCTTTCCCTGAGTTTCCATATAATTACTTTGAAAAAACAGATGAAAACAGTGCTATTTTTGACGGAAAAATCCCCCTTGACGAATATATTAGCAAAAGAGAAAGGGAGATAATCTTAAATAGCCTTGAAAAATTCAACTGGAATATTTCAAAAACAGCGGAATTTTTGAAAATCCCAAGAACAACATTAAGAAGCAAAATGCAAAAATACGGGATAAAAAAAGTTTAAAATAGGATTTTCATCTTTTCTTTTGAAAGGTAATTTTGGGGAAAAACCAATTCCCAGACATTTTTATCTTCCATGCAGAAATAAATAGGTGTATCAGGGGATTTTTTGGAGACAAAATCAATCAATCTTCTGTAAAACTTTATCCTTTCAGGAAATAAATACCTGTATTTCCCATCGCTGCACTTAACAAACTCACCGTCAAGCAAACGAGATTTTTCAAACCTGTTTTCAACATACCACTTTAAATCAGGCTCATACCTGAAGCCTGCCATTGAAAGCCAGGCAAGTTTTTTGTGTATTTTGAAGACATCCTCAAGCATTTCAATATACAAACTTTGCGCATCTGGATAAAAGATTATCGGGTCTAAGTGAAATGAAACAAGATAGCCTTTGTGAGCAGAATGCCTGCTTGAATCAAGTCTCTCTTTTAAGGATGCAACAAGCTTTTCCTCATTATCAATTATTTTTTGAGGGGCAATTGTCCAGCCTATTACAACCTTTGCCTTTCTTTCCTTTAAATCAGGAAGAGAGTAAACATTATTGCTTTTTGTCTTTAATTCAAGCATTGCATTTGGATAGCTTTCAAAAAAATCAATCAATTTGTTTGCAAAACCTGTTATAGGTTCTAATGCAAGGCTATCCGACAACTCTCCAGTGCCAATTCTTATAAACCTTCCATCTTTTAAAATTCCGTCAAGCTCTGAAAATAAGTCTTCAACATTTACAGCAAACCTTATAGCCCTGAAGTTAAGATAACTCTGCAAAAAACAGTATGAGCAGTCAAAAGGGCAATTTGTTGTCTGGTCAATTACATAGTAATTGCAGCATATTTTCCCCCTTGTGCCGGGGCACTTTCTAAAAAAATCACCTTTGAAAACGGTTAAAACAAGATGAGACTTTCCCTCTTTTATGTCATCCTTTAAAAAAGCCTCAATTTTTTCCCTGTAATACTCTTCGTCAGGTATTATTTCAGGCTCAATCTCTGCTTTTTCGCATATTTCAAAGGAATAGGGATATTTTTTCGCCTCTTCTGTTATAAAAATCCTTTTAATCATTACCCTTTGCCTTTTTTAAAAATTCCCATAATTTTTTATCGTTTTTTATTTTTTCAAGTATTTCTTTTCCATTGTCAATATCTGCCTGCTCAGAAATTTTTAAGAAAAGGAAAAAAAGCCTGCCTCCATATCCTTTGGAAAGTTAAGATAGCCTTTGTATTTTGATAAAATTTCATTTAATTCATCTTTAAATTCAGAGTATTTTGGAGAGCGAATCCTTTCAAGGCACAAAACAAAATCCTCTTCTTTGCATTTTTTAGCAATTTCTTTAAAATCAATACTATCCCTCTTTCTTATGTAAAACATTAAATCGTATGCAATTTGCATTCTTGAAAATGATAACCTTTTTTCTTTAAAGACTTTTGCAAGAAAAACCTGGTTTTCTTTATCTTCTCTTGAAAGGGAAAGGGCAAATGATATAGGAGATTTTTTGCTTTCAAGCAATGAGAATAACTCTTTATCTAAATCAAAAATTTTAAAACAATCGTAAACAACCGAAACCTTTTTTGCAAATTTTAAAACAGGATTGAGTTTTTTAACTATAAACTCTTCTGAAAAATTAAAATACTCAACTGCAAATTTAATAACCCTTGCCTTTTCAAACTCAGAATAAGGATTTACAAGCATATTCAATTCAACTGATTTTAAAAAGGCTTTCTTACTGTCTTCTTCAATAATTGCCGGGATTTTATCCTCTTTTGAAAAATTTAACCTTGAAAAACCATCAATCAGCGTAAAATCATTTAAAAGAATTACAGGAGAGACAATCCCGAATTCTCGTACAGATTTTGCAATTGAATTATTTAACTCACTTCTTATTCTAAATTTTTCATTTATAACAATTCTGTCTTTTTCAATATATTGAATCATTTATCTATTTGAAGAGCCCTTTCTTTAACTCACTTCTTACCATTCTCTCTAAATCCCTCTTTCTCTCAGTCTCCCTTTTATCGTAAAGCTTTTTACCCCTTGCAAGAGCAATTTCAACCTTGATAACCTTTCCTTTAAGATAAAAAGCAAGGGGAATAATTGTGTACCCCTTTTCTTTAATTTTGCCTATTAACCTTCTTAACTCGTTTTTGTGGAGAAGTAATTTCCTGTCCCTTTCAGGGTCATGGTTAAAGGTTGGAGATGCGTGTTTATATGGAGCAATATATAGCCCTTTAATATACAATTCTCCGTTATCAAAATCGCAGTAAGAATCTTTAAAACTAATTTTACCTTCCCTACATGACTTTACTTCAGTCCCTGTTAAAACAATACCAGCCTCAATTTTTTCCTCAATAAAGTAATTATGATAGGCTTTTTTATTTTTTGCCAGAATCTTTACCATTCTCCTTATTCATCCTTTCTTTAACTACTGACTCAAGAGCAACAACAAGTTCAGGGTCAAATTGGTCTCCTGCATTCTTTCTCAACTCTTCTATTGCCTCCTTTAAGGAGAGGGTTTCTTTATAACTATCTTCCCCTGTCATTGTTTCAAACGCTTCAGCAACTGCTATAACCCTTGCTCCTAAAGGAATTTCCTCTCCCTTTAAGCCTTCAGGATACCCAAAACCATCATACCTCTCATGATGGTACTTTATCATATCCTTCACTTCCTCAGGCATTCTTATTTTACTTAAAAATTTCATACAAACAAGGGTATGTTGCCTTATTTTCTCAACATCCTCTTCAGTTAAATATAATTTTTCATATAGGTTTGAATCAATAAGAAGAATACCAATATCGTGAAGCAATGCTGCTATTGTAACTGAATCTATAAAATCCATATCATCACTTACTTTTTCAGCAATTAGTCTTGCATATTTTGCAGTATTTAAAGAGTGTCTTTCAAAAACCTCAGACTTCTTTTTTGAAAGTTCAAGAAGGTTTAAAATAAGCCCTATAAATGTTTCATTGCACCTGTAATCCCTGAAAAGCCTTTCAAAATAAGAGGTAAGCATTTTGTTGTAATTGCTTATGTGAACAAGTTCTTCTGCATCAAAATATACACTTGAGTTTCTCAACAAACAAAGATGCACCCTTAAAGTTCTTTTATCTGCAATTTTCACTGTATAAAAGGTTTTAGGAACATCCCTTATCTCATCACCTCTTAATTTTCCATAAAAAAATTGGGAATAACTCTCTCCCTTTGAATAATCGTAAGGAAATAAATCCTTTAACGAACTCATTAAGGCTTTTTTGCCTCTAATGCTTATAGGAGCTTTGCTGTAAACAAGGTTTATACTGTTGTTTCCTATTCCAATTGACAAAAATGCTATGTCGTAATTCACAGCAGAGGCAAAAACCTCTGCTGAAGAAACAAAAAAATCACTAATTACAGGTATATACTTTTTAAAAGAGGAGAAACGAATTATAATCTCTTTTATAGTTTTTAAATACTCTTCTTTTCTATCTGTTTGTTTCTTTTTCTCTACTGGTTTTTCTTCTTTTTTATCAAAAAATAAAAGAGTTTCATTAATTTCCTCAACTATTTTCTTTGAGTTTTCCAATGTTTTCTCATCGTATTGCTGCTTAGCCGCTCTGTTTCTCTCCTCAAGAAAACCGTAGATTTTATCTTTATGGTAAATTGGAGTGATTTGAACATTATAAATAGCATGATCTCTATAGTAATCCTCTACAATTGGCTCGGTCGAAATGTCATTTATAAAGAATGGAGTTCTTTTTTGTCTCACCAATTCCACAATCGGATGGGAAAAGTCATATACCTTTAAATTAGGATTTAATTTCAAATAACCGTAATATGCAATGAGGACAAACTCTCCACTACCCTCATCCATTACATACAACAATGCCCTTGTAGTTTCATTTTTTTCCATACACTGGAAAATAATCTTTTTAAATGTAATTTCATTTTCTTTTAATTTTTCTATCACTGCTTTCTCCGTATCTATAATTTACACAAATTACGGAGAAAATGCAAACTTAACCTTCAAATATATATTCCCACTTTTTTTAGATTAAAATCTATTAAAAAATCTTTGTCTTTTAAATATCGTCGCCTGCAGCCATTACATTTGAAGGGTCAAATGCATGGCAGGGGGTAACCCCATAAACCATTCCACACTCGGGGCACTTTGTTTCAAATGTCTCCATTAAAAATGTATGATTACACTTCTCACAGGTGATTTCAAATGGCATTGGCATAAACTGATTTGAAAATCCCATCATTCTCAATTTCATAACAACCTGTTTACCATTTTCAAAACTTCCCATGCATCCATCGTGCATAATAAAGCCTCCTTAAAAAAATTAAAATAAATTTTAAGATAATCTTTCCCCTAATCTTAACCTGTTTCTATATTCAAGAAGGGTTTTATCTAACTCTTCCAATTTTTTCAGCAATTCTCTTTCCTCTTTTGTTGTCTCAAGGATTTTAACAATTCCCCCATGGCTTATAACAAACCTTTTATCCCCCATTAATGCAAGAATAGGGTCATGGGTTGCCATTAAAACAATCTTCTGCTCTTCCACAAGCAAATCTAAAGCCTTTTTTCTGTCTATTCCCGCATTCTCAATCTCATCTATAAGTATTATTGGAGATTTACTTAAAATAGCCGTATCTGCAATCATTAAAGCCCTTGACTGCCCTCCGCTTAAAGAGGTTAAAGGGGTGTCACCAGTAAAACTTTCTCCAGCAAGGTGATTTGCCTTTTCAATAACTTTTTCAACAATCTCTTCCTTGTTCTGTACATATCTGCTTTCAGCATGAAGAATTAAAAACTCTCTTACGCTTAAATCAATAACAAAATTCATATTTTGAGACAATTGGGCAACAAGCTTAAACTCTGAAGAAAACCTCAAATCTCTGTCAGGCACCTCACCGTTTAATAGGATATGCCTTTTAGTTGGGGTATCTCCCTGCGCCATCCACTCAATATCTGCAAGCAACCTGCTCTTCCCTGAACCTGTTGGGCCAACAATTGATACAATCTCCCCGGCTTTTATTTCAATTTCAATATCCTCTTTTTCGCCTAATTTGTTGTATCCTCCAATAATGGTTATAGACTTTACCTGTTGTAATTCGTTTGACTCAATATCCTGCAAGTTGTTTAAAAATTCCTTAAAATTCTCAATAATAAACTCTTTTGAAAGCCCCAAATCCTCAAGCTTTTCTTCATCAACATTTTCTATGTATTGATTTAGTGTTAGGTTATCATCTGTAATTTCAATCCCTATAGAGTCAAAAAAGTCTTTTGCGACAGGTTGTTTTTCAAAAATATCTCTTAATTTCATTTCGACAACATTCATATTTACCTCACACATCCATTTTTCTTACATTTCCAACCTGATACTTTTCCCCTATTCTTGTCTCTCCAAGACAATAGGAGCATAAAGCAGAAGGCATAGAAAACCTTAAGCTTTTTCCTTCAAGGGTTTCAACATCCTGGCTCTGGTTTAAAAGAAGTGTAAGTTCGTAGGCACCCTGCCCTGTCAATCCGTTTACATGTAAAATCTTTGCAGTTGGATTAACCTGCCTTACCTTTGCCGCAAAAACCTCCCTTTCAGCCTGGGAAACAATGTCTCCCTTGGTTATTACCACAATATCAGCAGATTTAAGCATAGGGCCAATCTTTTTTGGGGTATTTAAGCCACTTAAATTGTCTATTACACAAACAGCAGTAATATCTTTAATATGAGGTGAACACCTGTTGCAAAGCCCTGCACTTTCAGAAATGAGGATATCAAGTTTTTCTTCCTTTCCCCAGTTAAAGCACTTCTCTATGTTTGAAACAAAGTAATGGTCAGGACAAAGAGCACCGGATAACCCCTTTAAAACAGGAATCCCCTGCTTTTTGAACAACAAATCGTCATCGGTTAACAAACAGTCAAACTTAACCACACCAACCTTTTTATTTTGAGCCTTTAAAGACTCTATCACCTTCATGATTACTGCAGTTTTACCTGAAGAAGGTGGTCCAGAAACAGTTATAAGTTTCATTATGATATCTCCTTTGCATTTTGGTTAAAAACAGTAAATAAATTGTCAATTAACCCCTGAATGTCATTTCCGTATACAAAATCCCACCCTATCCAGTTAATAGGCGCATAATCAGGAAGTATGTTTTCAACTTCCGGATGGGTTGAAGGGAATAATCCTTTATGGGCAAGTATTTCCCCCACTTCCTTTGACACAAAGTAATCTGCAACCTCTTTTAACTCTTTAACAAGCTTCTTTTTTGCAACAACAAAGATTGGAGAAACTATTGAGCCGTCTTTAGGCCAAACAACCTTAACCTTTTTTGAACCCTGCATCATTCTTGAGAAAAAGTAAGGCATAATAGTTACTGCTGGCCTAACATGAGCCTTTGTCCTTTGCACAGATTTAACCATCTGAGAGGGATGCATTGCCTTTATAAGCAATCTCCCAAGTTTTGCTACACCCCCTTCACCGTAAAGCTTGTATATTCCAAGCACCAATGCGTTAAACAAATCAAAATCTTCAACAGGAAGGGAAACCATCTGGTCGTAATCCCCCTCAAGCAAGTCTTCCCAGGATTCAGGGACAGGAAGGTCTCCTAAAATCTCAAGGTTTACAAGAAAAACCGCTGGAACAAAACCTATGAGGGAGTATATTTTTGAAGGGTCTTTCAATTGATAGTCTTTAAATGATTTATTGTACTTATCCCATGAAATATCAATAAACTCACCGCTTTCCTTTATAATGCCACCTATACCTTTATTTGAAAAGAAAACATCAAAGCCAGCTGAAATAAAAAGGTCAGGCAAATCATCTGCGCTTTTTACATCTCTAAACCTTTCTTCAAGCCATTTTGCTCCCGTGCTTGCAGCTTCAAGTTTGGTGGAAACTGTCAGCCCTTTATTTTTACTTTGCTCAATTACCCTGTTTAACCCTTCAAGAAGGGGAATTCTTACAGGGCATGGAAGAAGCCCCTCGACTGAAAAATCACCTTCTTTTAAAGATTCCTTTAAAGTTATATCTTCAACCTGGTCTTTATTTAAATAATCGTTTATTGCTTTAATAAAATCCTTTTCATCCCTCTTTTTTAGTTTTAAAAAAGAAGAAAGTTTTAGAAACTTTCCAGTTGTTTTTAAAAAGTTAGTATCATCAACCTCTTTAAAACCATTGTTTATAAAAAAGCCCTTTAAATCAGGATACTTGTCAAATAATTCCGTAAGTTTTTCGCTACCATTTACACCGCTCATAAAATCCTCCAATATAAATTCTTACACCGATATTTTAATCTTTACTTTAAAATAAAGTTTTGATTTAAATCAATTTTAGGGGTGATTTTTTTATTTTATAAATTATTCTCCATACATCTCTATGTAATCTTCCATAGCGGCTTTTATAAC from Thermotomaculum hydrothermale carries:
- a CDS encoding sensor histidine kinase, producing MRSNILSSIKTKLFVFLGFTLTFFLFLIFIYFGFIWKKLIVRNYVNAIKSTARAFAVDVKNKLILKQNKLEKSEDILAGEILAFLKDEKDALFIAVYSPSGKVLISSEKIPKIKLNEAKELSKNIKDISVRIYKNHSYGWIGECYYPIKSGEKELGILHIGMNASYLANEVKFVSKMFYISTLFILLFVILIIYIVTEKFTRSIITLSNLLEDIDVEKDRFVKFPEFKDETGLISRKLNELQNKIGKAKENVKIAERKILQAEKLASIGRLASGVAHEINNPLNGIKHCITLIKENPEDRETNKEYIDLINEGVDYISEIVKKLLEFARSSQKDTTKVLLKECLDSVLSLIDYHLNKESIEINKKIDEKEYIVSGNKVLIQEVIMNVLQNSIDALKTRENKKITLLTKEENEKIILEIKDNGRGIEKEYLTQIFDPFFTTKPVGEGTGLGLYVALGIMKTLKGDIKIESEKDKYTKVTLIFKKGDKN
- a CDS encoding sigma-54-dependent transcriptional regulator; the protein is MRILIVEDDKINRIALKNALTKNGYTVDVAENGNEGGHKIQENNYHLVITDLKLPGFDGIKVLEIAKKKNKECFVIVITGYATVETAVKALKLGAYDYLIKPYPLEELMNKVKQIEEYLKIKEENEKLKREAQSLKTPDFVGESDKIKKLLNQAKIVAETDATVLIEGESGTGKEVLARTIHNFSERKDKPFVGINCSAIPDSLFESELFGYKKGAFTGAVSDKKGFFEIASGGTLFIDDIDDMPKNVQVKILRVIQEREIFPVGSEFPVKIDIRIISATKKPLGELVKKGKFREDLFYRLNVVNLKLPPLRERKEDIPLLIKHFINKYNGNETTEKIIEKHIDVLMAYNWPGNIRELENFVQRICAFPEFPYNYFEKTDENSAIFDGKIPLDEYISKREREIILNSLEKFNWNISKTAEFLKIPRTTLRSKMQKYGIKKV
- a CDS encoding SPL family radical SAM protein, with protein sequence MIKRIFITEEAKKYPYSFEICEKAEIEPEIIPDEEYYREKIEAFLKDDIKEGKSHLVLTVFKGDFFRKCPGTRGKICCNYYVIDQTTNCPFDCSYCFLQSYLNFRAIRFAVNVEDLFSELDGILKDGRFIRIGTGELSDSLALEPITGFANKLIDFFESYPNAMLELKTKSNNVYSLPDLKERKAKVVIGWTIAPQKIIDNEEKLVASLKERLDSSRHSAHKGYLVSFHLDPIIFYPDAQSLYIEMLEDVFKIHKKLAWLSMAGFRYEPDLKWYVENRFEKSRLLDGEFVKCSDGKYRYLFPERIKFYRRLIDFVSKKSPDTPIYFCMEDKNVWELVFPQNYLSKEKMKILF
- a CDS encoding ParB/RepB/Spo0J family partition protein, with the translated sequence MIQYIEKDRIVINEKFRIRSELNNSIAKSVREFGIVSPVILLNDFTLIDGFSRLNFSKEDKIPAIIEEDSKKAFLKSVELNMLVNPYSEFEKARVIKFAVEYFNFSEEFIVKKLNPVLKFAKKVSVVYDCFKIFDLDKELFSLLESKKSPISFALSLSREDKENQVFLAKVFKEKRLSFSRMQIAYDLMFYIRKRDSIDFKEIAKKCKEEDFVLCLERIRSPKYSEFKDELNEILSKYKGYLNFPKDMEAGFFSFS
- the smpB gene encoding SsrA-binding protein SmpB, coding for MVKILAKNKKAYHNYFIEEKIEAGIVLTGTEVKSCREGKISFKDSYCDFDNGELYIKGLYIAPYKHASPTFNHDPERDRKLLLHKNELRRLIGKIKEKGYTIIPLAFYLKGKVIKVEIALARGKKLYDKRETERKRDLERMVRSELKKGLFK
- a CDS encoding HD domain-containing phosphohydrolase, which produces MIEKLKENEITFKKIIFQCMEKNETTRALLYVMDEGSGEFVLIAYYGYLKLNPNLKVYDFSHPIVELVRQKRTPFFINDISTEPIVEDYYRDHAIYNVQITPIYHKDKIYGFLEERNRAAKQQYDEKTLENSKKIVEEINETLLFFDKKEEKPVEKKKQTDRKEEYLKTIKEIIIRFSSFKKYIPVISDFFVSSAEVFASAVNYDIAFLSIGIGNNSINLVYSKAPISIRGKKALMSSLKDLFPYDYSKGESYSQFFYGKLRGDEIRDVPKTFYTVKIADKRTLRVHLCLLRNSSVYFDAEELVHISNYNKMLTSYFERLFRDYRCNETFIGLILNLLELSKKKSEVFERHSLNTAKYARLIAEKVSDDMDFIDSVTIAALLHDIGILLIDSNLYEKLYLTEEDVEKIRQHTLVCMKFLSKIRMPEEVKDMIKYHHERYDGFGYPEGLKGEEIPLGARVIAVAEAFETMTGEDSYKETLSLKEAIEELRKNAGDQFDPELVVALESVVKERMNKENGKDSGKK
- a CDS encoding ATP-binding cassette domain-containing protein, which produces MNVVEMKLRDIFEKQPVAKDFFDSIGIEITDDNLTLNQYIENVDEEKLEDLGLSKEFIIENFKEFLNNLQDIESNELQQVKSITIIGGYNKLGEKEDIEIEIKAGEIVSIVGPTGSGKSRLLADIEWMAQGDTPTKRHILLNGEVPDRDLRFSSEFKLVAQLSQNMNFVIDLSVREFLILHAESRYVQNKEEIVEKVIEKANHLAGESFTGDTPLTSLSGGQSRALMIADTAILSKSPIILIDEIENAGIDRKKALDLLVEEQKIVLMATHDPILALMGDKRFVISHGGIVKILETTKEERELLKKLEELDKTLLEYRNRLRLGERLS
- a CDS encoding GTP-binding protein, producing the protein MKLITVSGPPSSGKTAVIMKVIESLKAQNKKVGVVKFDCLLTDDDLLFKKQGIPVLKGLSGALCPDHYFVSNIEKCFNWGKEEKLDILISESAGLCNRCSPHIKDITAVCVIDNLSGLNTPKKIGPMLKSADIVVITKGDIVSQAEREVFAAKVRQVNPTAKILHVNGLTGQGAYELTLLLNQSQDVETLEGKSLRFSMPSALCSYCLGETRIGEKYQVGNVRKMDV
- a CDS encoding ABC transporter substrate-binding protein yields the protein MSGVNGSEKLTELFDKYPDLKGFFINNGFKEVDDTNFLKTTGKFLKLSSFLKLKKRDEKDFIKAINDYLNKDQVEDITLKESLKEGDFSVEGLLPCPVRIPLLEGLNRVIEQSKNKGLTVSTKLEAASTGAKWLEERFRDVKSADDLPDLFISAGFDVFFSNKGIGGIIKESGEFIDISWDKYNKSFKDYQLKDPSKIYSLIGFVPAVFLVNLEILGDLPVPESWEDLLEGDYDQMVSLPVEDFDLFNALVLGIYKLYGEGGVAKLGRLLIKAMHPSQMVKSVQRTKAHVRPAVTIMPYFFSRMMQGSKKVKVVWPKDGSIVSPIFVVAKKKLVKELKEVADYFVSKEVGEILAHKGLFPSTHPEVENILPDYAPINWIGWDFVYGNDIQGLIDNLFTVFNQNAKEIS